One stretch of Saccharopolyspora erythraea DNA includes these proteins:
- a CDS encoding HAD family hydrolase has protein sequence MPDTAVFDIDGTLVDSNYQHALAWFRAFRRFDLTMPVWRLHRAIGMGGDQFVQHVAGARAEREHGDDLRKAHGDEFDQLVDEVRPLEGARDLLEEIRRRGFRLALATSAERAHAEHFLDLLGGSTITDDWVTSAEVQRTKPAPDLIDAAMQAVDGRNAVFVGDSAWDCYAARRLGIPTLGVRTGGWAEAELFDAGAVAVYDSLPQLRSALDHTPLAAAD, from the coding sequence GTGCCTGACACGGCGGTGTTCGACATCGACGGGACGCTGGTGGACTCGAACTACCAGCACGCGCTGGCCTGGTTCCGCGCCTTCCGCCGGTTCGACCTGACCATGCCCGTGTGGCGCCTGCACCGGGCCATCGGCATGGGCGGCGACCAGTTCGTGCAGCACGTCGCCGGGGCGCGGGCCGAACGCGAACACGGCGACGACCTCCGCAAGGCGCACGGGGATGAGTTCGACCAGCTGGTCGACGAGGTCCGACCCCTCGAAGGGGCACGAGACCTGCTCGAGGAGATCCGGCGCCGGGGCTTCCGGCTGGCGCTGGCAACCTCGGCCGAACGCGCCCACGCAGAACACTTCCTCGACCTCCTCGGCGGCAGCACCATCACCGACGACTGGGTGACCTCCGCGGAAGTCCAGCGGACGAAACCCGCGCCCGACCTCATAGACGCCGCCATGCAAGCCGTCGACGGCCGCAACGCGGTCTTCGTCGGCGACTCGGCGTGGGACTGCTACGCCGCGCGCCGCCTCGGCATCCCCACCCTGGGCGTTCGCACCGGCGGATGGGCCGAAGCCGAACTGTTCGACGCCGGCGCCGTCGCCGTGTACGACTCCCTACCGCAGCTGCGATCCGCACTGGACCACACCCCTCTCGCGGCAGCCGACTGA
- a CDS encoding sensor domain-containing diguanylate cyclase, which translates to MESSTLAAEVPWRTVLHQAAGPVSIVDLQGRLVYVNPALCRLLGYDAEHLLRRAPRDVTHPGDPMLDRQAIERMLAGSQRSAEVEKRLVRADGTVIWVLVTSSLIRHRDGRPVFLLCQIQEITARKESELLWRRTLAHAPIGMALLDMRTHFVEVNGRFCEMVGYPREELVGRRVIDLIYHGYRRQVEELNAELREGRADTGSVDVCLRHHDGHPFWMLARVSVVRGVQERPVYMVGQYEALGDDGRVSEERLAELTRMALHDPLTGLANRALLIDRFQHELAELGERGGVLSVFLVDLDRFKEINDGYGHQAGDQVLQAAARELQGSVRPSDTVARTGGDEFVVLASVADDSEAEALHARITDRLNRTATAGGHRIDLAASVGLATTRSASAASRDLLAGADRDMYARKQRSG; encoded by the coding sequence ATGGAGAGTTCCACGCTGGCCGCCGAAGTCCCGTGGCGAACCGTTCTGCACCAGGCGGCGGGCCCCGTGTCGATCGTCGATCTGCAGGGCCGTCTGGTCTACGTCAACCCGGCTCTGTGCCGCCTGCTCGGCTACGACGCCGAGCACCTGCTGCGCCGCGCTCCGCGCGATGTCACCCACCCGGGCGACCCGATGCTGGACCGGCAGGCGATCGAGCGCATGCTGGCCGGATCCCAGCGGTCCGCGGAGGTGGAGAAGCGCCTCGTGCGTGCCGACGGCACGGTCATCTGGGTGCTGGTGACCAGCTCCCTCATCCGGCACCGCGACGGCCGCCCCGTGTTCCTGCTGTGCCAGATCCAGGAGATCACCGCGCGCAAGGAGTCCGAGCTGCTCTGGCGGCGCACCCTCGCCCACGCCCCGATCGGCATGGCGCTGCTGGACATGCGGACGCACTTCGTGGAGGTCAACGGCAGGTTCTGCGAGATGGTCGGCTATCCCCGCGAGGAGCTGGTGGGACGACGCGTGATCGACCTGATCTACCACGGTTACCGGAGGCAGGTGGAGGAGCTGAACGCCGAGCTCCGGGAGGGCCGCGCCGACACCGGCAGCGTGGACGTCTGCCTGCGCCACCACGACGGGCACCCGTTCTGGATGCTGGCCCGCGTCAGCGTGGTGCGCGGGGTCCAGGAGCGGCCGGTCTACATGGTCGGGCAGTACGAGGCGCTTGGAGACGACGGGCGGGTGAGCGAGGAACGCCTGGCCGAGCTGACGCGCATGGCGTTGCACGACCCGCTGACCGGCCTGGCCAACCGCGCCCTGCTCATCGACCGGTTCCAGCACGAGCTCGCCGAGCTCGGCGAACGGGGAGGCGTGCTCTCGGTGTTCCTGGTCGACCTCGACCGGTTCAAGGAGATCAACGACGGCTACGGGCACCAGGCCGGTGACCAGGTCCTGCAGGCCGCGGCGCGCGAGCTGCAGGGCAGCGTGCGCCCCAGCGACACCGTGGCCCGCACCGGGGGTGACGAGTTCGTCGTGCTCGCCAGCGTCGCCGACGACAGCGAGGCCGAGGCGCTGCACGCCCGGATCACCGACCGGCTGAACCGGACCGCCACCGCTGGTGGTCATCGCATCGACCTGGCCGCCAGCGTGGGACTGGCGACCACCCGCAGCGCCTCGGCCGCCTCCCGCGACCTGCTGGCAGGCGCCGACCGCGACATGTACGCGCGCAAGCAGCGCTCCGGGTAG
- the catC gene encoding muconolactone Delta-isomerase codes for MLFHVRMDVHLPHDLDPDIRADTVAREKAYSQRLQRAGKWPHLWRIAGEYSNISVFDVESTDELHELLSALPLFPHMTIKVTPLATHPSKVTDVPT; via the coding sequence ATGCTGTTCCACGTCCGGATGGATGTGCACCTCCCCCACGACCTCGACCCCGACATCCGCGCCGACACCGTGGCCCGCGAGAAGGCCTACAGCCAGCGGTTGCAGCGCGCCGGGAAGTGGCCGCACCTGTGGCGCATCGCGGGTGAGTACTCCAACATCTCGGTCTTCGACGTCGAGTCGACCGACGAGCTGCACGAGCTGCTCTCGGCCCTGCCGCTGTTCCCGCACATGACGATCAAGGTCACGCCGCTGGCCACCCACCCCTCCAAGGTCACCGACGTACCCACCTGA
- a CDS encoding CU044_2847 family protein has protein sequence MAQLVSMPLEDGGEILVESADGHGAIPVGAGGRVVQASETVQKAMGSIRSAAEAVLGELRAMEQPPSKVNVQFGIKVTGEASLAVAKSAGEANFNVTLEWNGVVEDS, from the coding sequence ATGGCACAGCTGGTCAGCATGCCGTTGGAGGACGGCGGCGAGATCCTCGTCGAGTCGGCCGATGGCCACGGTGCCATCCCGGTCGGCGCGGGCGGCAGGGTCGTGCAGGCGTCGGAGACGGTGCAGAAGGCCATGGGCAGCATCCGCTCGGCGGCCGAGGCCGTGCTCGGCGAGCTGCGGGCGATGGAGCAGCCGCCGTCGAAGGTCAACGTGCAGTTCGGCATCAAGGTCACCGGTGAGGCGAGCCTGGCGGTGGCGAAGTCCGCGGGCGAGGCGAACTTCAACGTCACCCTGGAGTGGAACGGGGTCGTCGAGGACTCATGA
- a CDS encoding mandelate racemase/muconate lactonizing enzyme family protein, with protein MKITSIEAIPFAIPYRKPLRFASGEVHAAEHVLVRVHTDDGIVGVAEAPPRPFTYGETQAGVVAVIEKIFAPQVVGLSLLERETAAARLGRTVGNPAAKAAIDMAVWDALGRTLDVQVTELLGGYTDRMRVSHMLGFDEPAAMVAEAERMRARHGITTFKVKVGRRPVALDTAVVRALRDGLGDDVELYVDGNRGWTASESAVAMKEMADLGLLFAEELCPADDVLGRRWLVSQLDVPFIADESAVTPADVTREVLAGSATAVSVKTARTGFTHSQRVHHLAEGLGLEVVMGNQIDGQLGSVCTVAFGAAYRLTSRRAGELSNFLDMSDDLLTEPLDIRNGELAIRPGAGLGVEIDPAKLRHYRQDT; from the coding sequence TTGAAGATCACCAGTATCGAGGCGATCCCCTTCGCCATCCCCTACCGCAAGCCGCTCCGGTTCGCCTCGGGCGAGGTGCACGCCGCCGAGCACGTGCTCGTCCGGGTGCACACCGACGACGGGATCGTGGGGGTGGCCGAGGCGCCGCCCCGGCCGTTCACCTACGGCGAGACCCAGGCCGGGGTGGTCGCGGTGATCGAGAAGATCTTCGCGCCCCAGGTCGTGGGCCTGAGCCTGCTCGAACGCGAGACCGCCGCGGCCCGGCTGGGCCGCACCGTGGGCAACCCGGCGGCCAAGGCCGCGATCGACATGGCCGTGTGGGACGCGCTGGGCCGCACCCTGGACGTGCAGGTCACCGAACTTCTCGGCGGCTACACCGACCGGATGCGCGTCTCGCACATGCTCGGCTTCGACGAGCCCGCCGCCATGGTGGCCGAGGCGGAGCGGATGCGCGCCCGGCACGGCATCACCACGTTCAAGGTGAAGGTCGGACGCCGCCCGGTCGCCCTGGACACCGCGGTGGTGCGGGCCCTGCGCGACGGGCTCGGCGACGACGTCGAGCTCTACGTCGACGGCAACCGCGGCTGGACCGCCTCGGAGTCGGCGGTGGCGATGAAGGAGATGGCCGACCTCGGCCTGCTCTTCGCCGAGGAGCTGTGCCCGGCGGACGACGTGCTGGGACGGCGCTGGCTGGTGTCCCAGCTCGACGTGCCGTTCATCGCCGACGAGTCCGCCGTCACCCCGGCCGACGTGACGCGGGAGGTGCTGGCCGGCTCGGCGACCGCGGTCAGCGTCAAGACCGCGCGCACCGGCTTCACGCACTCGCAGCGCGTGCACCACCTCGCCGAGGGCCTGGGCCTGGAAGTCGTGATGGGCAACCAGATCGACGGCCAGCTGGGATCGGTCTGCACGGTCGCGTTCGGGGCGGCCTACCGGCTCACGTCCCGCCGCGCGGGCGAGCTGTCCAACTTCCTCGACATGAGCGACGACCTGCTCACCGAACCACTGGACATCCGCAACGGCGAGCTGGCCATCCGCCCGGGCGCCGGCCTCGGGGTCGAGATCGACCCCGCGAAGCTCCGGCACTACCGCCAGGACACCTGA
- the catA gene encoding catechol 1,2-dioxygenase, with product MSTTHDAPTAAASGANATERFKSDKTSGAAATPSERVDLLAREVLEAVHTTIREHKVTYDEFNALKAWLISVGEDGEWPLFLDVWVEHVVEEVATEHREGNKGTIEGPYYVPGAPERGARGAVPMRDGEPGTPLVWSGRVTSTDGSALGQASIELWHADAHGLYSQFAPGIPEWNLRGTFSADSDGSFQITTVRPAPYQIPTDGACGKLIAAAGWHAWRPAHLHVKVSAPGHEQLTAQLYFLGDQHNDDDIASAVKPELVLAPKPADDGRSETVSYDFVLDPVRN from the coding sequence ATGTCCACCACCCACGACGCACCCACCGCGGCCGCCTCCGGCGCAAACGCCACCGAGCGGTTCAAGTCCGACAAGACCTCGGGCGCCGCCGCCACGCCGTCCGAGCGCGTGGACCTGCTGGCCCGCGAGGTGCTGGAGGCGGTCCACACGACCATCCGCGAGCACAAGGTCACCTACGACGAGTTCAACGCACTGAAGGCGTGGCTGATCAGCGTCGGTGAGGACGGCGAGTGGCCGCTGTTCCTGGACGTGTGGGTCGAGCACGTCGTCGAGGAGGTCGCCACCGAGCACCGGGAGGGCAACAAGGGCACCATCGAGGGCCCCTACTACGTGCCCGGCGCACCGGAGCGGGGCGCGCGCGGCGCGGTGCCGATGCGCGACGGCGAACCCGGCACGCCGCTGGTCTGGAGCGGCCGTGTCACCTCGACCGACGGCAGCGCCCTCGGGCAGGCGTCGATCGAGCTGTGGCACGCCGACGCCCACGGCCTGTACTCGCAGTTCGCCCCAGGCATCCCGGAGTGGAACCTGCGCGGCACGTTCTCGGCGGACTCCGACGGCTCCTTCCAGATCACCACCGTCCGGCCCGCGCCCTACCAGATCCCGACCGACGGCGCGTGCGGCAAGCTGATCGCCGCCGCGGGCTGGCACGCATGGCGCCCGGCGCACCTGCACGTCAAGGTGTCCGCGCCGGGGCACGAGCAGCTCACCGCGCAGCTGTACTTCCTGGGAGACCAGCACAACGACGACGACATCGCCTCCGCGGTCAAGCCGGAACTGGTGCTCGCGCCGAAGCCCGCGGACGACGGCCGCAGCGAAACCGTGTCCTACGACTTCGTGCTCGACCCGGTGCGGAACTGA